The genome window AAAGCTCAGAGAAAATCACATTAACCGTATTACATCTATATTATGACTTCAACaggcgacacacacacacacacacacacacacacacacatcacagcgATCAGGCTAATGTAacgttgctgctgctgctgtgtggtcTCAGTTACTGCAGGAGCTGTGCACCGTGTTCAACGTGGACCTGCCGTGTCGCGTCAAGTCGTCTCAGCTTGGCATCATCAGCAATAAACAGAGCAACACCAGCGCCATCGTCACGCCGCAGCCCAGCTCCTGCTCCTACATCTGCCAGCACTGCCTCGTCCACCTCGGAGACATCGGTGAGTAAAAAACTAACAGACCAGCAGAGGAAGGAATCTGCACAATGTGATTTACCGATTAACCAATCACagccctctgacatcatcagtgtgctACTCTTGTGCTTCTCTCAAAATTTCTTTGTGGCCCCCAAATCTTTATTCCAAGAAGAGATtatagagcagcagcagtcctcTTATACAAGATGGTTAAACTGTTAAACAGCTCATAAAGGCAGCTGATGGTAggctgagaggaggaagaggaggaagaggaggattcATTAACCAGTGTCGGGTGTCGATCATTGGGGTCGTCGTTGTGTGGCAGGCATTGCAATGTTTACAATGAGCTTCGTTGTTTTTTAGCTTGAAATGGTCGCCTTGCTCTCTTTATGTTTACTTTCGTCTAGTTTCTATGGCAACCCAACGGCGACTGAGTATTTGTTTTCCCCTCTTGAATTTAAATTGCGCCCTCGGCTGGTTGCAGCACGTAGTGAAATCCATTTCAACttcaagacacacacatacataaagtACTTTGATACGAACTTTAAACCGATTTAATTCCACGTGATCGAAAACATTCTGAACGATCAATTATCGATTATCGATTAATCACACCCATCCCTACCCCCAGAGACAGTTGTGCCTCTTCAGAGGTGAGCTGAGTTTTCCTAAttgaatttattaatttattaatactcagaaaactgaacaaaatccTAAACTGCAcgtgtttaatatttaatatttgtagcCGTCTGAGCTGCTGCAAGTGAAGCTTGATTATTGTTCACTAACAATAAAGGATGAAGATGATAAAAGAGCCTTAATTTTGCTTTGGTCAgaataattaatcaatgaaaTGAACAGGAACATTGTAGTTTTATGATGTGAACTAGCTCTGTTAAACCAGACTTATTCATAAGAGAAACtaatttttgctcttttcataGAGGCCATGCTgacaaatataaattatattttataatgaatATATTCCATATTCTTAAAACCAACGAcgatgaagaaaaatatatcacGGCGATAATTAATGATGTAAAAACTGGATCATTCAGGGCAACAAATGTATCGTTAGTGAAcgtttttgttcagttttctgagtattaataaattaataaattcaaTTAGGAAAACTCAGCTCACCTCTGAAGAGGCACAACTGTCTCTGAGGTCACAAAGACATTATGAGAGAAGCACAGGagcacactgatgatgtcagagggctGTGATTGGTCGATGGCGATGTCGATCCAGGAACACGTCGTCGTGctgtttcttccttcctttctaatactacatttcccatcaAAGATCGTCCGAGTTTCTGGTTCTCATCTGAtcgttttttttgtctttcagcaCGTTATCGTAACCAGACCAGCCAGGCGGAGTCGTACTACCGACACGCCGCTCAGCTGGTCCCATCAAACGGTGAGTCTTGACACGCTGGTCTTTGTCAAACGTATACTGGTTGCAAATCAAATCTGAACAGCTGTTCTTTGAGGCTGATTTTGTTTGTAGTGTGTCTGGTTGATGTGGTCTGATGGTGGTCTGTGTCTCCTGCAGGTCAGCCGTATAACCAGCTGGCCATCCTGGCGTCCTCTAAAGGAGACCACCTCACCACCATCTTCTACTACTGCCGCAGCATCGCAGTCAAGTTCCCCTTCCCTGCAGCCTCCACCAACCTGCAGAAAGCCCTGTCCAAAGCTCTTGAGAGGTAACGCAACCTCACACACTGTGATAATCACACTGGTTTAATTTACTTGTTTATCATCTCACTGAGAATCAGCGAATCAGAAAATGTCTCCCGAATGTTTCTTTAGAGTTTAAATTAAAGGGAAAGTTtcatttgtgtgaaataaattCTCCttcttgtgtttgtgcagcCGTGACGAGGTGAAAACCAAGTGGAGCGTGTCAGACTTCATCAAGGCCTTCATCAAGTTTCACGGTCACGTCTACCTGAGCAAGAGTCTGGACAAGCTGGACGGTCTGAGGGAGAAGCTGGAGGAGCAGTTTCaggtaaaacacaaaaacaaccttCACTCTGAGAggtaaaagcattttaaaatcctCGTTTGATGACCcggctcctgtgtgtgtgtgcagaggctGATCCTGCAGAAAGCCTTCAGCTCTCAGCAGCTGGTCCACATCACCGTCATCAACCTGTTTGAGCTTCATCACCTCAGAGACCTGACGGCTGACGGCAGCGAGCAGAGTTACAGCAGCGAGCAGCAGATCAGCTGGTTCCAGCTGCTCGGCCTCTTCAGTAAGAACCAGAGTCACACTCATGCTTCTACTCACACTGGTTCTACTGGTTCTACTGGTTCAACTGGTTCTACTGTCACCTCATACTTCCAACACAAactctttttttgcttttcgtcggggactacagatgctacagatctttaatgtttcaaactgtcccattcaataaataaatcaatgaatcaatacaGTCACTTCTCAGGCCgtctgcagacagacaacatgAAGAAGTGAATGAAGGTTATTTTGATTCATCGTTTAGTGAAAAAATAACCATCAAAGTTTCCCAGAGTCTGAGGAGACGTCTGCAGATGTCTCCGTTTTTAGTTTAGTACATTTCTgtcataataatttaaaaaaaatctcccaagaatcaaaccaaaaaaaccACAAAGCTCTCGTTACAGAGCTGCGTTCCCATTGGCCAGTTACTCATGGGGGGGGGCGGGGTCAGTCGACTCCAACAACTCAGacctgaaactgaaacaagtGAGCACAGAAGAGAAATCCTGAAGTGAACATATTGttctgtagttttgtttttgaagtgaatttattttgattgtttggAGATTTTGTTGAATTATTTTGACACAAGATGTTTGTCAGAGCAGCCGAGTCCTTTCAGCAGCTTACAGATTATACTGATAAATCAAATATATGAACATTATGTTACTACGGCAACAgttaactgattagttgatcaactgACAGTCATTTACTGGTTGCAGCtcctcagatgtgaatatttaaagcttttctgtgtcgtttttgactgttgatcagataaaacaagacatttgatgacgtctCTTTGGCCTTTAAGAAACTTTAACAGatagttttcactgttttctgacattttatagacaaattgATTCTGTTAGTTGCATCCCGACATCACTAACGTTGTTTAATTCTTATAAGAATGAAACAATATGAATGTTTTGATCATAAGTGGAACATTTAGAAGCTCTGATGGTCTAAATATCTACAGACTCCTCTTGTGTATTCTGACTATTGATCGATGATTTGAGTTTGTTTATCTGAGGATGAGTGTGAGGTGAACGcgtctgacagcagctgatcaGTCGTTACGTTTCTATGTAGAAGAATTTAGAATATAAGTCGGAGCTGCAATAATCAGTCAATGAATCGAATCGTCGATCCGATTCAAGATCAGACGTTTCAAGTGTCAGAttcttttatctgtttaatgtgataataaactgagtatctttggatTCTGGACTGTTAGTGGACAAAACCAGTAATTTCACCTCCGGCTGTTaggatgttttatgtttgttcactattttctgacgttttatagaccaaataattAATCGATCGTTGGGATTCATGATTATCACTGATTGTCTAGATGGAATTTAACAAGTGACTCGATCATAAAAcaacatcattaaaacagaaatacttTGTTTCTGAGTGGAAGCTTGAATAGATTGATCTGATAACACTTTATTAGGGCTgctactaatgattattttcattattgattatcagAACCTCAATGAGCCTGATGTTGGTGATCAATAGGCTCTGTTATCTcattggcaacaattttgattcattgattaatggatgctacattttattaaatcagatCCAACAGgatgttaatgtttctgtgacTTCCTGCTGCAGCAGTTCATCTCCAACAAGTCTATTGATTATATTAcctataaatattatttatacaGCAACTTCATACTCAGAGGGACAATcagacaatttaaacaacagttgaatattaaaatacatttaaagagaGGAGGTAAAATAAACTGACATGTATGACAGGACAGATGTGTTTCCCGCCGTGTTGAGGGCCAACATGGCGTCTGACGTGACTTCCTCTCCCCTCAGTGTCCTTCCTGGGTGTGATGTGCAGCCGAGCTCTGTTCAACAAGAACCGCGGGGAGGAGATCATGGGCGAGTGTCCTCTGCCGGCCATCAAAGTGTCTCTGGACTGGCTCAAACTGAGACCCAGCGTCTTCCACGAGGCCGCCGTGGACAAGAGGCAGTAGTAAGTCCACCGTCATTTCCACCGTTGTAGTTGAAGACTGTTGGATCAGCTCTGAACCTGAACTttaactcctcttcctcttcctgtcgTTCAGCATCTGGCCCTGGCTGGTCTCCATCCTCAACAGTTTCCAGCCCAAAGAGGACGACGTGTCCTGTTCCTCAGGTAGGACTGATGAACTTACGGCCAACATCAACTGATCAATACGAGCTCCTCCTCAGTTCACTCgacaattattgtcatttttcactcaAAATGAGTTTTTACTGaagttaatgtgtttgtgtatgaagcGGCTCTCAGGTTTAGTTGACTGTATTAatgatgcacgatattggattttttgctgatatccgatatgctgatatcTCCagctcattgtggccgattgccgatatatgcacatatttttaccagctggctgaggagactattatacatgcaagcatagattgaactaagtatgatcaagaaagacaatatatgaaggaagaactgaggaagactggagttcaggagctcagcattaaaactttaatgaacttgccaagtgggagcagcagtagagttttcattgagtttattagacagacaggattaatgtgtaggatttaatctctggtccacagtccggagcagaaggtggcggtaatgcacctaatacgctggttgccaaccgccgttataaaccaaaaagatttttttttccaaacagagtggtacatcctgtcagcgaAGGTGTTTcatatctgtgcagccgaacatagactgtttcaccctgacgatcccggtgtttcctccgcagactccacttcactcagctgcccgtcagatcagctgcttcttcccactttaaccggaataacaaaccggggctcggtgctccggttggatccacatggtaGAGTGTcagggctaacattagctgagaggctagcagagcgTTAGCCACAGCAtggccggagggaagcacagccagctagcctcccagctaacgttagccccggttctgcatgtggatccaaccggagcatcGAGCCCCGGTTTggtattcaggttaaagtggcaGTGGGTCTGACGGGCGGCTGAGTGGAGCGCAGCCTGTGGAGTaggcaccgggaccgtcagggggaaacagtccgtggagggaggcgcagtcaggcggcggaggagaaggcaacaaattGGCCTCTCATAATTGTCAGAAATGgctgatgccgatatttcattttagagcttttatcagccgataccgatgacgtgccgatactATCGTTCATCCCCAGACTGTATTAGTGATGGGAGAGTGTTGATGGtgaaggtgtgtttgttttctcttcagtgACACCCCTGCCAGAGGAGTTTGAGCTCCAGGGCTTTCTGGCTCTCCGGCCTGCTCTGAGGTACCGACTCCTtcctgcattcattcattcattcattcattcattcattccttcgTTCATTCAGTAGTAGGACCATGAATCAGTCAGGATGTTTCTATAATGACACCTGTTGCTGTCTCAGGTCTCTGGACTTCACTAAAGGTCATCAGGGCATCCTGGTGGACAGGGACGGCCTGCCGGTCCACACCCGCCACCAGAGGCTCATCAGTCTGGGGAAGTGGGTGGCCGACAACCAGCCGGGGTGAGTGTCAGTCTGCCGGCTGATGGGTAAATCACTGACAGATGCATCATTATTTGTCAGTTACTGAAGTGATTCGAGGCTCGTTGTCACTTTGGTTTGGAAACTGTTACTGTAGCTTAAAGCTTCTTCAGTTAGAcaggtttggttttatttttctgttcctGCCTCCAACCTAAaaccaggaggaggagagaggctgaCAGATTATCTCTGTTACTCTgataattagagctgcaaagattagacGATTAACAAAATAGATGCTGATGAATTTTCTGTGAATCGATTAAttgttcttaaatgtgaatatttctggtttgagtttctttgggttgtgaacttTTGGTCgagacaaaacgagacatttcaGGTTGCAGCTTTGGGAAACAAAGCAACAACTTCTGACCTTAACAGACTGAATGACTAATTTTTTCATGATAAAGTAACTGACAAATTAAtctacaatgaaaataattgttagtcgCAGCCCTGCAGATCCACTGGGGTCAgttttctactgaagaaatagtcctGTGAGTGAACAGAGAACATTAGCAGCTGTATTTATGGCTTTTTAAACTTGGAGGTTTAAAGCAGCTGGAGGCAGCaagatgtttttactgtaaagaaGTGATTCCCAAaggtttttttattgatttttcttttctgcagtgtttcactgcagGAAGGGAGAAATAAGCAATAAACTTCATAATCACCGTATTAAAAACCCtgaataatcaattagtcgtttggtccataaaatgtcagaaaatactgaaagaTGTTGATTAATGTTTCTCAAAGCCCGAGacgacgtcttcagatgtcttgttttgttcacaaatcaaagatcttcagtttactgtcatagaaactaaggaaaccagaaaataaacacatttcagacGCTGGAATCGCAgaacttttgtattttttcttacaaaatgactcaaaatgattaattggttaTCAAAGTAGTTAGCAATTacttttctgtcgatcaactgatttactaatcgttgcagcttgCAGAGTCCAGCGTagcattttttccccacttgACCAGTAGATCAGTTTTACTGGCCCCTTATATTTTCACTGGTCTGGCAGCTTTATCACTATGTCTTCTGTCTACAGGCTGATCCAGTGCCACGTGAGCGAGGACGgcctcctcatcttcatcactgaTATTCCAGAGCAGGCCATCGAGGAGCCGCAGGAGAAGGAGGCGCCGGTGCTCCAGGAGTCGTCCAACGGCGAGCAGACGCCCATCGACGGCGGAAACACGGGGCTGAAGTCGGTGCTGTCGGCGGGGAAGACGCAGAGCTCGTGGCCGGACGGTAGCGACCGGCCCGTCGTCACCTTCAAGGAGAACATCAAACCCCGAGAGCAGAGCCGCGAGCCGACGCGCAACCATCACCAGAAGGACGGTGGTAAGGAGCGCCGGGACTTCACCAAAGGCAACGGGGCCGCCGGGAAAGGAGAGCTGAAGAGAGACGGGAAGAGGAAGAGTGAGCTGAAGAAAAGCGGCCACGAGAAAACTTCTGATGCTGGAAAACAGGTCAGAGCCCCTCGTATGATATATTTAAGACTAATCATTTTAgcttaatctgtcaattattttctggattaattgattagtttactgtcacagagactaaagacaccagTAAATATTCTCAATTAAgaatataaatgtgaatatatttgaACGAGTCGTGTGACGAGGTTCGTTCTTCTTCAGGTGAAAGCGCAGGTGGAGCTGAGGAAGACTCCGGTGTCTGAGGCGAAGAAGACTCCCGTCACTCAAACTCAAACCACCTGCTCCTCCCAGTTTATCCCCATTCATCATCCTGGAGCGTTCCCACCCCTGCCCAGCAgacctggtacacacacacacacacttctatactttattactgttttattgAACTTCCTGTTTGCCTTGTTGTGTTCAGACATTAAACACTGATGCAAGTTTCTTCCTCTGCAGGTTTCCCTCCCTCGGCCTACGTGATCCCTCCCCAGGTGGCGTTCCCGGGGCTCCAGGTGAACCCGGGCTTCACCTTCTCCACCGGAGTGTCCGTCCCCGGACCTTTCCTCCAGCCGGCCGTCCACACCCAGGCCGGCACCCAGGTCCAGGCCGGGAAGCAGTCCCACATTCCCTACAGTCAGCAGAGGCCCTCGGGTCCGGGTCCGGGTCAGGGGCCGGGGTCCTCGGGCCAGGGGCCGGGGCAGGGGCCGGGGCCCATGAATCAGGGGCCCTCTCAGGGTCAGCAGCCCCAGGCCCAGACGCCCTCCCAGCAGGCCTTGCAGCAGTCGGTGCAGCTGCAGGTGCAGGTGAtgagccagcagcagcagcagtcgcCCACCAAGCCGGTCCAGCAGGTCGGGATGGGCAAGAGTCCACCTCACCACCCGGGGCTGCAGCAGGTGAGCTCTGCAGTCCGTACAGCCGCAGCACCCTCCGAACACGTCCACATGAAGCTGCGTCCACATTAATCACATATTAAATGTGTTCGATATGATGATATTAATGATAGATTTATGGAAAACAAACCTGCTgagcaaaacagaaatacagataaTTCCCAAAATCTATGAactctaaataataataacaataataacaactaaataataactaaataatctgaataaagtttattttgcttgcagctttaattttaataaatgttccaAACTAAGCTGAACAGTTCAGCTACATACAGACAACTTCAGGTTTATTAGCCAAACCAGCGCCGTGGTTGTGTGAAACATACTGGTGGTGGATGACAGGAAGTGGAGAAGGTGCGCTTGTTcaggagaaacactgagatCAGATCCCGACAGAAGGGGTCCAGTCCAGTGACTGATGTTTGCCTCTGTGTGTTCTTCGTGGTCTCAGCAGTACATGCAGGTCCAGGACCAGCCGACTCAGATGTGGAACCAGGCCCAGGCAGCCCTGCAGAAGATGCCCCCCATGCAGATGTCGATGAAgcagcctcagcagcagcagcagcagcagcagcagcaggccttCTACATGGCAGCTCAGGACCCTCTCAAACTGTACGAGCACCAGCTGCAGCCGCCCGCTCAGCCGCAGCTCTCCAACATGGACAAGAAGATCAAGTACCCCGACGTCAAGATGCAGGACTTCTACTGGGAGCCCACATACAGGATGGGGGACGGTCTGGCCGTGATGGCCGACAGGATGAAGAGGCCGGGCGGTATGTGTTCGGAGCAGGACGCCGCCGCCGCCGGGCCCCGCGGACCCCCGTTTGAGGTGAGCCAACTCAGAcagtcagagaggaggaggcgCTGCGgtcctgctgcttttctgtctctgtgctgctgtttctcGCCGTTTTCCcctcagtgttttcttttctctgtagaGAGTTTGTGCCAGCTGTTACAGATGTTCAGCACAGTCAGTCTGAGGACCAGAGCTTCTTTAAAACCACATAAAACTCAGCTGGACTTCTACTGAGCCGCAGGGTTTATACATACTTTATCCAAAACATTAGAGCTGCAGCTGATGGTTGTTCTCATTAATCTGcatcttttcaattaattgattaattgttttgtctataaaatgtcagaaaatagtgaaaaatgacaaatataacagtccaaaacccaaagatacttaatttactgtcatatatagAAAAACAACTTCATGTTTCAGGAGCTGAAAACAGAAAGTTTTCACAGcacttttgcttaaaaaatgactgaaacggtTCATCAATCAAAGTAGTTCCTGATTAATGTCCTGTTGAtggactaatcaattaatcaatgaaacATGATTCTAAATTGTAAATCTTAACTTTTCTCTTGTTGGTTCTCTGGAGGGAAACTTTAATTTCTTGAAGTATTGTTGCAGTAATCGAGTGTCACTGAGGACTTTATAATAACCTGCAGGTTTCTGGAGGTTTCTGGAGGTTTAGTTTGGTCGTAGACAAGGGTTTCTCTCAGGTTATTGATTAGCAGAGATGCTAAACATCTGTGTTGTGGCTGCAATCTTAAAAGATGTTGCTCAGAGTTATTTTACTGTGATAGATGTGGATCCTGACATTAAACAGTGGAGACATATCTGTAATGTTTCTAAATATGGCTGCAACTAGgcaatattttcattattgattaattagtCGATTATTTCCTTATAtttttagttgttgttgttgtgtttttttctgtaaaatgtcttcatatgtcaaagaaaccagaaattattcacatttaagaagctggaatcagagaatttaatttttttttttcttacaaaatgactcaaaaagattaattgattaatggactaATGGTTGACCTTTAAGGCTGATTGTAGGAGTGATGTGTTGAAGCAGGTGGACTGTGACCCTGCCTgctggtttctctctctcatgttcAGGACTCGATAGACGATGACTCGGTTtgcagtgtctgtgtgtttttatctttactGTGTTGATCTGTACTCAGCTTTCAGCTTCTTTGTAGCTTTCAGCATaactttccttctttcttcctctgtcttaCCGGCTtgccttctttctttttctcttcttcttcttctttttttttttttacccctctccctcctccttcctcttcttcttcttcttcttcttcttgcttcATCTCTCACTAGGACAACAAGAGCTCGCCTCTTCTACCTCCTGACCTGTTAAAAACTCTAGCTGattttgaggaggaggaggagctggtcTTTACTAAGCCTCCTGATTTCTTCCAGGCCTTGGCTGGCCCTCTTAGCACTGCTCCTGGACCAAACATATTTGTATGTAGCCCTGTCTTCCACAtcctcaaccccccccccccccccccccccacccccccacccccccaccccgtGCATCCAGTCCCATCCTGGTCTAAAGCCTCACTGCTCATCACCATCCATCTCTTCACGTCACAGAGCTGCAGTCTTTCACATGTAGTGATGCTAGTTGAAGTGCAGCTGGATGATATAAACAGATGCATATTTTAaacatcatgtttttcatgtgcaAGACAGTTGAgcacaaataacaacaaatacaaatgaatcAAGTTATTTCAACATATCGTTCAGCCATAAGTTATAGTGCAGAATATCAAAGATCATCATGTGTCAGCAGACGACTTTATTAACCAAACATCAACTGTCAACATATTACAAAACAACTCAAAAAGAGAAACGTGTGTCTGAAAACGTAATATTCAGCT of Thunnus thynnus chromosome 12, fThuThy2.1, whole genome shotgun sequence contains these proteins:
- the smg7 gene encoding nonsense-mediated mRNA decay factor SMG7 isoform X3, coding for MNLCAQYLRQAEALKADMTDSKLGAAEVWTSRQALQDLYQKMLVTDLEYALDKKVEQDLWNHAFKNQITTLQSQAKNRANPNRSEVQANLSLFLEAASGFYTQLLQELCTVFNVDLPCRVKSSQLGIISNKQSNTSAIVTPQPSSCSYICQHCLVHLGDIARYRNQTSQAESYYRHAAQLVPSNGQPYNQLAILASSKGDHLTTIFYYCRSIAVKFPFPAASTNLQKALSKALESRDEVKTKWSVSDFIKAFIKFHGHVYLSKSLDKLDGLREKLEEQFQRLILQKAFSSQQLVHITVINLFELHHLRDLTADGSEQSYSSEQQISWFQLLGLFMSFLGVMCSRALFNKNRGEEIMGECPLPAIKVSLDWLKLRPSVFHEAAVDKRQYIWPWLVSILNSFQPKEDDVSCSSVTPLPEEFELQGFLALRPALRSLDFTKGHQGILVDRDGLPVHTRHQRLISLGKWVADNQPGLIQCHVSEDGLLIFITDIPEQAIEEPQEKEAPVLQESSNGEQTPIDGGNTGLKSVLSAGKTQSSWPDGSDRPVVTFKENIKPREQSREPTRNHHQKDGGKERRDFTKGNGAAGKGELKRDGKRKSELKKSGHEKTSDAGKQVKAQVELRKTPVSEAKKTPVTQTQTTCSSQFIPIHHPGAFPPLPSRPGFPPSAYVIPPQVAFPGLQVNPGFTFSTGVSVPGPFLQPAVHTQAGTQVQAGKQSHIPYSQQRPSGPGPGQGPGSSGQGPGQGPGPMNQGPSQGQQPQAQTPSQQALQQSVQLQVQVMSQQQQQSPTKPVQQVGMGKSPPHHPGLQQQYMQVQDQPTQMWNQAQAALQKMPPMQMSMKQPQQQQQQQQQQAFYMAAQDPLKLYEHQLQPPAQPQLSNMDKKIKYPDVKMQDFYWEPTYRMGDGLAVMADRMKRPGGMCSEQDAAAAGPRGPPFELPNQARMEGGPEVVSQSSSLLPISGFPMQEYNQNSIFSQAYGKNLPPSSKPDAPMMHQEPSLYSLFEGTPWSPSLPASSDHSTPASQSPHSSNPSSLPSSPPTHNHGAMPFSNFGPIGTPDSRDRRVVDRWKAEKPGAVSGFGLDYLPAAASSAASDTSWHQAGPTGSSWTNQESPMEESSSTVLLDSLKSIWSSSMMQPGPSALEQLLLQQKQKQQRGHGAMNPPH
- the smg7 gene encoding nonsense-mediated mRNA decay factor SMG7 isoform X1, whose product is MNLCAQYLRQAEALKADMTDSKLGAAEVWTSRQALQDLYQKMLVTDLEYALDKKVEQDLWNHAFKNQITTLQSQAKNRANPNRSEVQANLSLFLEAASGFYTQLLQELCTVFNVDLPCRVKSSQLGIISNKQSNTSAIVTPQPSSCSYICQHCLVHLGDIARYRNQTSQAESYYRHAAQLVPSNGQPYNQLAILASSKGDHLTTIFYYCRSIAVKFPFPAASTNLQKALSKALESRDEVKTKWSVSDFIKAFIKFHGHVYLSKSLDKLDGLREKLEEQFQRLILQKAFSSQQLVHITVINLFELHHLRDLTADGSEQSYSSEQQISWFQLLGLFMSFLGVMCSRALFNKNRGEEIMGECPLPAIKVSLDWLKLRPSVFHEAAVDKRQYIWPWLVSILNSFQPKEDDVSCSSVTPLPEEFELQGFLALRPALRSLDFTKGHQGILVDRDGLPVHTRHQRLISLGKWVADNQPGLIQCHVSEDGLLIFITDIPEQAIEEPQEKEAPVLQESSNGEQTPIDGGNTGLKSVLSAGKTQSSWPDGSDRPVVTFKENIKPREQSREPTRNHHQKDGGKERRDFTKGNGAAGKGELKRDGKRKSELKKSGHEKTSDAGKQVKAQVELRKTPVSEAKKTPVTQTQTTCSSQFIPIHHPGAFPPLPSRPGFPPSAYVIPPQVAFPGLQVNPGFTFSTGVSVPGPFLQPAVHTQAGTQVQAGKQSHIPYSQQRPSGPGPGQGPGSSGQGPGQGPGPMNQGPSQGQQPQAQTPSQQALQQSVQLQVQVMSQQQQQSPTKPVQQVGMGKSPPHHPGLQQQYMQVQDQPTQMWNQAQAALQKMPPMQMSMKQPQQQQQQQQQQAFYMAAQDPLKLYEHQLQPPAQPQLSNMDKKIKYPDVKMQDFYWEPTYRMGDGLAVMADRMKRPGGMCSEQDAAAAGPRGPPFEDNKSSPLLPPDLLKTLADFEEEEELVFTKPPDFFQALAGPLSTAPGPNIFLPNQARMEGGPEVVSQSSSLLPISGFPMQEYNQNSIFSQAYGKNLPPSSKPDAPMMHQEPSLYSLFEGTPWSPSLPASSDHSTPASQSPHSSNPSSLPSSPPTHNHGAMPFSNFGPIGTPDSRDRRVVDRWKAEKPGAVSGFGLDYLPAAASSAASDTSWHQAGPTGSSWTNQESPMEESSSTVLLDSLKSIWSSSMMQPGPSALEQLLLQQKQKQQRGHGAMNPPH
- the smg7 gene encoding nonsense-mediated mRNA decay factor SMG7 isoform X2; amino-acid sequence: MNLCAQYLRQAEALKADMTDSKLGAAEVWTSRQALQDLYQKMLVTDLEYALDKKVEQDLWNHAFKNQITTLQSQAKNRANPNRSEVQANLSLFLEAASGFYTQLLQELCTVFNVDLPCRVKSSQLGIISNKQSNTSAIVTPQPSSCSYICQHCLVHLGDIARYRNQTSQAESYYRHAAQLVPSNGQPYNQLAILASSKGDHLTTIFYYCRSIAVKFPFPAASTNLQKALSKALESRDEVKTKWSVSDFIKAFIKFHGHVYLSKSLDKLDGLREKLEEQFQRLILQKAFSSQQLVHITVINLFELHHLRDLTADGSEQSYSSEQQISWFQLLGLFMSFLGVMCSRALFNKNRGEEIMGECPLPAIKVSLDWLKLRPSVFHEAAVDKRQYIWPWLVSILNSFQPKEDDVSCSSVTPLPEEFELQGFLALRPALRSLDFTKGHQGILVDRDGLPVHTRHQRLISLGKWVADNQPGLIQCHVSEDGLLIFITDIPEQAIEEPQEKEAPVLQESSNGEQTPIDGGNTGLKSVLSAGKTQSSWPDGSDRPVVTFKENIKPREQSREPTRNHHQKDGGKERRDFTKGNGAAGKGELKRDGKRKSELKKSGHEKTSDAGKQVKAQVELRKTPVSEAKKTPVTQTQTTCSSQFIPIHHPGAFPPLPSRPGFPPSAYVIPPQVAFPGLQVNPGFTFSTGVSVPGPFLQPAVHTQAGTQVQAGKQSHIPYSQQRPSGPGPGQGPGSSGQGPGQGPGPMNQGPSQGQQPQAQTPSQQALQQSVQLQVQVMSQQQQQSPTKPVQQVGMGKSPPHHPGLQQYMQVQDQPTQMWNQAQAALQKMPPMQMSMKQPQQQQQQQQQQAFYMAAQDPLKLYEHQLQPPAQPQLSNMDKKIKYPDVKMQDFYWEPTYRMGDGLAVMADRMKRPGGMCSEQDAAAAGPRGPPFEDNKSSPLLPPDLLKTLADFEEEEELVFTKPPDFFQALAGPLSTAPGPNIFLPNQARMEGGPEVVSQSSSLLPISGFPMQEYNQNSIFSQAYGKNLPPSSKPDAPMMHQEPSLYSLFEGTPWSPSLPASSDHSTPASQSPHSSNPSSLPSSPPTHNHGAMPFSNFGPIGTPDSRDRRVVDRWKAEKPGAVSGFGLDYLPAAASSAASDTSWHQAGPTGSSWTNQESPMEESSSTVLLDSLKSIWSSSMMQPGPSALEQLLLQQKQKQQRGHGAMNPPH